In Streptomyces chartreusis, the following proteins share a genomic window:
- a CDS encoding bifunctional lysylphosphatidylglycerol flippase/synthetase MprF, which translates to MPSVLDTLTEHSDNPSSFLALNSGNEYFRDGPVDGVCAYRRSGRHVLQFGGPFTAPEHRARLLDSFVTHAGRRLVAVQLQREDAELYAGHGFTVNQIGASYAVDLARFTLRGSRFVRLRNKISRARRAGLEVAEVEPGDDCAELDRVDEPWLREKGRHVKELQFLVGQRTGPLQRHRRLFIGRIAGEAVGYINYSPVYGSRPGWLHDLSRRRPDAPPGVMEALNATVMEQLVADGAAWLHFGFTPFTGLDHEHEVPGHSRMFARFARLLAERGKAIYPAVSQLEYKEKWAPHAVLPEYIAFLGRPRLPAVWQLLRATNAV; encoded by the coding sequence ATGCCGTCCGTGCTTGACACCCTCACCGAACACAGCGACAACCCCAGTTCCTTTCTCGCCCTGAACAGCGGAAACGAATACTTCCGCGACGGGCCGGTCGACGGCGTGTGCGCCTATCGCCGCTCCGGACGCCATGTCCTGCAGTTCGGCGGTCCGTTCACCGCCCCGGAACACCGGGCGCGGCTGCTCGACTCCTTCGTGACGCACGCCGGACGGCGTCTGGTCGCCGTGCAGCTCCAGCGCGAGGACGCCGAGCTGTACGCGGGGCACGGCTTCACGGTGAACCAGATCGGAGCGTCGTACGCGGTCGACCTGGCCCGCTTCACCTTGCGCGGCTCACGGTTCGTACGGCTGCGGAACAAGATCTCGCGGGCGAGACGTGCGGGCCTCGAGGTCGCCGAGGTCGAGCCCGGCGACGACTGCGCGGAACTGGACCGGGTGGACGAGCCCTGGTTGCGGGAGAAGGGCCGGCACGTCAAGGAACTCCAGTTCCTCGTCGGCCAGCGGACCGGGCCGCTGCAACGCCACCGCCGGCTCTTCATCGGCCGTATCGCCGGCGAAGCGGTCGGCTACATCAACTACTCGCCCGTCTACGGCAGCCGCCCCGGCTGGCTGCACGACCTCAGCCGGCGCAGGCCCGATGCGCCGCCCGGTGTGATGGAGGCGCTCAACGCCACCGTCATGGAGCAGCTCGTCGCCGACGGCGCGGCCTGGCTGCACTTCGGCTTCACCCCGTTCACCGGGCTCGATCACGAACACGAAGTGCCCGGTCACAGCCGGATGTTCGCCCGGTTCGCCCGGCTGCTCGCCGAGCGCGGCAAGGCGATCTACCCCGCCGTGTCCCAGCTCGAATACAAGGAGAAGTGGGCCCCGCACGCGGTCCTTCCGGAGTACATCGCCTTCCTGGGCAGACCGCGCCTGCCCGCCGTGTGGCAGCTCCTGCGCGCCACCAACGCCGTCTGA
- a CDS encoding acyl-CoA dehydrogenase family protein yields the protein MRFLERERTILAKLLPDLDTALRETPLMELERPGSPGIRFFRDSGGPGLLVPESHQGRGATALDAVRVQRAIGSRSPSLAVATTMHHFSMATLVGLGDRGEGQGLEWLLIEGVAADNRIIASGFAEGRRGAGILEPTMTAEVTEDGVRISGVKRPCSLARSMDVLTASVLVPREDGQGDELAVALVPAESEGVTVSGFWSSAFLAGAESDQVTLNDVVVPPELLLRTAATAQGGIDELQTAGLIWFQLLMTGSYLGVASALVERVLLNDRIPEPERVRLFVETEAAAAAAEGLARSVDDGELGESALARALYVRYGVQDVIARVATRAVELLGGLSFMTSDDVGHLAACANGLALHPPSRARMTGPFADYLADRPLTIA from the coding sequence ATGAGATTTCTCGAGCGTGAACGCACCATCCTGGCCAAGCTGCTGCCCGACCTGGACACCGCCCTGCGCGAGACGCCGCTCATGGAGCTGGAGCGGCCGGGCAGCCCCGGCATCCGGTTCTTCCGGGACAGCGGCGGGCCGGGGCTGCTGGTCCCGGAGAGCCATCAGGGCCGGGGTGCCACGGCGCTGGACGCGGTGCGCGTGCAGCGGGCCATCGGCAGCCGCTCGCCGTCGCTGGCCGTGGCGACGACGATGCACCACTTCTCCATGGCCACGCTCGTCGGTCTCGGCGACCGGGGTGAGGGACAGGGACTGGAGTGGCTGCTGATCGAGGGCGTGGCGGCCGACAACCGCATCATCGCCTCCGGTTTCGCCGAGGGCCGCCGTGGCGCCGGCATCCTGGAGCCGACGATGACCGCCGAGGTCACCGAGGACGGCGTACGCATCAGCGGCGTCAAACGGCCGTGCAGCCTGGCCCGCTCCATGGACGTGCTCACCGCAAGTGTCCTGGTGCCCCGCGAGGACGGGCAGGGCGACGAACTCGCGGTCGCCCTCGTGCCCGCCGAGAGCGAGGGCGTCACCGTCAGCGGCTTCTGGTCCAGCGCCTTCCTGGCCGGCGCGGAGAGCGACCAGGTCACGCTCAACGACGTCGTCGTTCCACCGGAGTTGCTGCTGCGGACCGCGGCCACCGCCCAAGGCGGCATCGACGAACTCCAGACGGCCGGGCTGATCTGGTTCCAGCTGCTGATGACGGGCAGCTATCTCGGCGTGGCCTCCGCCCTGGTGGAACGGGTGCTGCTGAACGACCGCATCCCCGAGCCCGAACGGGTACGGCTCTTCGTCGAGACCGAGGCGGCGGCCGCCGCGGCCGAGGGGCTGGCCCGCAGCGTCGACGACGGCGAACTCGGCGAGTCCGCGCTCGCCCGGGCGCTCTACGTCCGCTACGGCGTCCAGGACGTCATCGCCCGCGTCGCCACGCGTGCGGTCGAACTGCTCGGCGGGCTCAGCTTCATGACGTCCGACGACGTCGGCCATCTCGCCGCCTGCGCCAACGGCCTCGCCCTGCACCCGCCGTCCCGGGCCAGGATGACCGGCCCGTTCGCCGACTACCTGGCCGACCGTCCGCTCACGATCGCCTGA
- a CDS encoding SDR family oxidoreductase yields the protein MPRHLPRPTALPAPRTGARDRPTLLLTGGSGVLGRALIDELAADHDLLCLVRNRPLGDPRVRELRGDLLAPRLGLTPLAWHELALEVDVVLHSAAETNWRMRPADIERTNIHGTEAVLDLAARADAPLYLVSTAFVASTPSEEDARRFPGAAAYLASKTMAEQLVRNADLPGAIVRPSVVMGDSSSGRIAGQQGLTKTLGSMVLGQVPVLPGAPDARVDMVPQDYVTRAVGDLVRGGVSSGEFWLTAGKEAPRLSEIADICAEFAVRRGLPAPQRPRLIPVEAVHRLLLPMLEGTALPEATRRRFQHYAELLLVFQRELPFDTSLGRPHCGTRLSHAGIRAALVRNLESWADDRSALLTRHRSARTVTTPTEVAS from the coding sequence ATGCCGCGACACCTCCCGCGTCCCACCGCCCTGCCCGCCCCGAGGACCGGCGCACGCGACCGCCCGACCTTGCTGCTCACCGGTGGCAGCGGCGTCCTCGGACGGGCCCTCATCGACGAACTCGCCGCCGACCACGACCTGCTCTGCCTGGTCCGCAACCGGCCCCTGGGCGACCCGCGGGTGCGTGAGCTGCGGGGCGACCTCCTCGCCCCACGCCTCGGCCTGACCCCGCTGGCCTGGCACGAACTCGCCCTCGAGGTCGACGTCGTCCTGCACTCCGCCGCAGAGACCAACTGGCGCATGCGGCCCGCCGACATCGAGCGGACCAACATCCACGGCACCGAGGCCGTCCTCGACCTGGCGGCCCGCGCCGACGCGCCCCTCTACCTGGTCAGCACCGCGTTCGTGGCCAGCACCCCGAGCGAGGAGGACGCGCGACGCTTCCCGGGAGCCGCCGCCTACCTCGCCTCCAAGACCATGGCCGAGCAGCTGGTCCGCAACGCCGATCTGCCCGGCGCGATCGTGCGCCCGTCCGTCGTCATGGGCGACTCCTCCAGCGGACGCATCGCCGGCCAGCAGGGTCTGACCAAGACTCTCGGCTCGATGGTCCTGGGACAGGTGCCGGTGCTGCCCGGCGCGCCGGACGCCCGCGTCGACATGGTCCCGCAGGACTACGTCACCCGGGCCGTCGGCGACCTCGTCCGCGGCGGGGTGAGCAGCGGGGAGTTCTGGCTCACGGCGGGCAAGGAGGCACCCCGGCTCAGCGAGATCGCCGACATCTGCGCGGAGTTCGCCGTCCGCCGCGGACTGCCCGCACCGCAGCGGCCCCGGCTCATCCCCGTCGAGGCGGTGCACCGGCTGCTGCTGCCCATGCTGGAGGGCACCGCCCTGCCCGAGGCCACGCGCCGCAGGTTCCAGCACTACGCCGAGCTCCTGCTGGTGTTCCAGCGCGAACTTCCCTTCGACACCTCGCTGGGCCGGCCGCACTGCGGCACCCGCCTCAGCCACGCCGGTATCCGCGCCGCGCTCGTGCGCAACCTGGAGAGCTGGGCCGACGACCGCTCCGCCCTCCTCACCCGCCACCGCTCTGCCCGCACCGTCACGACCCCGACCGAGGTGGCCTCATGA
- a CDS encoding aspartate aminotransferase family protein — protein MTRSPDTTAVRAPEVAGAQEATPATAAVPAQATDPTDPADLLDLYLRHIGSGRAVMGRVLGGMAEVRSEGPWIHTDDGRRLLDFGGYGVFILGHRHPAVVAAVHRQIDAHPLASRVFLEPVAARAAQALAAHTPPGMDYVHFVNSGAEATEAALKLARAHGRNAVVTTRKGFHGKTLGALSVTANATYQTPFQPLLPDITQVGYGDAGELKQALAARRDRACVIVEPVQGEGGVHIPDPGYLTEVAALCREFGALLVVDEIQTGMGRLGTWWGVDAEGVRPDMLLAGKGLSGGVVPVAALVATAEAYAPFSRDPYLHTSTFGASPIACAAALAAVETMEREDTVARAATLGARILAGVRDACAPYREILVRDVRGRGLLIGIEFAEERAVGELLLELITRGVLVNHSLNSTRVLRLTPPAVVADDALDLFFTTLAEALRTTAVRMAG, from the coding sequence ATGACACGCTCCCCGGACACGACGGCCGTACGGGCACCGGAGGTCGCAGGGGCACAAGAGGCCACGCCGGCGACGGCGGCCGTGCCGGCACAGGCAACCGACCCGACCGACCCCGCCGACCTCCTCGACCTGTACCTCCGCCACATCGGCTCCGGCCGCGCCGTCATGGGCCGGGTCCTCGGAGGCATGGCCGAGGTGCGGTCCGAAGGCCCCTGGATCCACACCGACGACGGCCGCAGGCTCCTCGACTTCGGCGGCTACGGCGTCTTCATCCTCGGCCACCGCCACCCGGCCGTCGTGGCGGCCGTGCACCGGCAGATCGACGCCCACCCACTGGCCAGCAGGGTCTTCCTGGAACCGGTCGCCGCACGCGCCGCGCAGGCGCTGGCCGCCCACACACCGCCCGGCATGGACTACGTCCACTTCGTCAACTCCGGCGCCGAGGCCACGGAGGCCGCGCTCAAGCTGGCCCGCGCGCACGGCCGCAACGCCGTCGTCACCACCCGCAAGGGCTTCCACGGCAAGACGCTCGGCGCCCTCAGCGTCACCGCCAACGCCACCTACCAGACGCCGTTCCAGCCGCTGCTGCCCGACATCACCCAGGTCGGCTACGGGGACGCCGGCGAACTGAAGCAGGCGCTGGCCGCCCGCCGCGACCGGGCGTGCGTCATCGTCGAGCCGGTGCAGGGCGAGGGCGGCGTGCACATCCCGGACCCCGGCTACCTCACCGAAGTCGCCGCGCTGTGCCGGGAGTTCGGGGCGCTGCTCGTGGTGGACGAGATCCAGACCGGCATGGGCCGGCTGGGCACCTGGTGGGGCGTGGACGCGGAGGGCGTCCGCCCGGACATGTTGCTGGCCGGCAAGGGGCTCAGCGGCGGTGTCGTACCGGTCGCCGCGCTGGTCGCCACCGCAGAGGCGTACGCCCCCTTCAGCCGCGACCCCTACCTGCACACCTCCACCTTCGGAGCCTCCCCGATCGCCTGCGCCGCCGCCCTCGCCGCCGTCGAGACCATGGAGCGCGAGGACACCGTGGCCCGCGCGGCGACCCTCGGCGCGCGCATCCTCGCCGGGGTGCGGGACGCCTGTGCGCCGTACCGGGAGATCCTCGTCCGCGACGTGCGCGGACGCGGGCTGCTGATCGGGATCGAGTTCGCCGAGGAACGGGCCGTCGGTGAACTCCTGCTGGAACTCATCACGCGCGGCGTCCTCGTCAACCACTCCCTCAACTCCACCCGCGTGCTGCGCCTCACCCCGCCCGCCGTGGTGGCGGACGACGCGCTCGACCTGTTCTTCACGACCCTCGCCGAGGCCCTGCGCACCACGGCCGTCCGTATGGCCGGCTGA
- a CDS encoding type II toxin-antitoxin system RatA family toxin, whose product MRQVVLHAIAGGSEPAAVYHRITDFRRYPELTDTVREVRVDALPDGSVVSDWTVSFRGGLMRWRERDTFAPDTLTLTFEQLSGDFQTFEGSWRCEPCEGGTLVVFTASFDLGIPTLAEILDPVAESTLRTNIARILAGLVGAEVIDECAATAHG is encoded by the coding sequence ATGCGTCAAGTGGTCCTGCACGCGATCGCCGGCGGCTCGGAGCCGGCCGCCGTCTACCACCGCATCACCGACTTCCGCCGCTACCCCGAACTCACCGACACCGTGCGCGAGGTCCGCGTGGACGCGCTGCCTGACGGATCGGTGGTGTCGGACTGGACCGTCTCCTTCCGGGGCGGGCTGATGCGCTGGCGGGAACGCGACACGTTCGCCCCGGACACGCTCACGCTCACCTTCGAGCAGCTCAGCGGCGACTTCCAGACCTTCGAGGGGAGCTGGCGCTGCGAGCCCTGCGAGGGCGGCACGCTCGTCGTGTTCACCGCCTCCTTCGACCTCGGGATCCCGACCCTCGCGGAGATCCTCGACCCCGTCGCCGAGTCCACCCTGCGGACCAACATCGCCCGAATCCTGGCGGGCCTGGTGGGCGCGGAGGTGATCGATGAGTGCGCCGCCACCGCTCACGGCTGA
- a CDS encoding flavin reductase family protein has product MSAPPPLTAEYATYHDPLHDDPGPGAARCLGLYAKLAAGVTVVTARGEDGPLGMTVSAVTSLSARPPLLLACLRDGSRTLTAVRAHGAFAVHLLREEQHELAGRFANPTTPAAERFAGTDMREVLGVPVIAGALAWSVCLVVDVRRYGDHHLVVGQAAAVHVGGGRPLLWHDRRFRSLRDLVPEDTG; this is encoded by the coding sequence ATGAGTGCGCCGCCACCGCTCACGGCTGAGTACGCCACCTACCACGACCCCCTGCACGACGACCCCGGCCCCGGCGCCGCCCGCTGTCTAGGCCTCTACGCCAAGCTGGCCGCCGGTGTCACCGTCGTGACCGCGCGCGGCGAGGACGGGCCGCTCGGGATGACGGTGTCCGCCGTGACGTCCCTGTCGGCCCGGCCGCCGCTGCTCCTGGCCTGCCTGCGCGACGGCTCCCGCACCCTCACCGCCGTCCGGGCCCACGGAGCCTTCGCTGTGCACCTGCTGCGCGAGGAACAGCACGAACTGGCGGGCCGGTTCGCGAACCCGACGACCCCCGCCGCGGAACGGTTCGCCGGCACGGACATGCGCGAGGTCCTCGGCGTCCCGGTGATCGCGGGCGCGCTGGCCTGGTCGGTGTGCCTGGTGGTGGACGTACGCCGGTACGGCGACCACCACCTGGTCGTGGGACAGGCCGCCGCCGTGCACGTGGGCGGCGGGCGCCCGCTGCTCTGGCACGACCGCCGGTTCCGCTCGCTGCGCGACCTCGTACCGGAGGACACCGGATGA
- a CDS encoding NAD(P)/FAD-dependent oxidoreductase, with product MTPSASGTPAWEQPDLPARPPLHGTVTADVAVVGAGLAGLACAYHLAERDPGREIVVIDAEGPAAGASGRGTGLLGPRAGPAIDRALRRHGPWAARRMHLASERAVKEVLDLCGRLDVPCGLRPGAQIMATRAPAGLASLGRQAGAYRALGLDVPELSGAQVRARVGVPYTAGLLHRTAATLDPAALTGALARACAAKGVRFHGRSPLLAVRAGERGGCELDFPHGRLHTGRAVLAVNSAAPSLGLPVGTIMPLEVYAVATAPVSDAAYEELGGFDGYAVVDALPMAPYFRPLPDGGLVAGGGTVTLPAGLGAPRLHAARERAWAWLGRWVRSLHPELAHLPVTHRWSGRVGMTGDGLPVVGPVHGLPGVWYIGGCCGHGLAMSVAHGAHVAAALLGEAAPGDPLPWHRSAAPRMPVHGPARPLLRTYLDALGRSTRRTC from the coding sequence ATGACACCGTCGGCGTCCGGCACCCCTGCCTGGGAGCAGCCCGACCTGCCCGCCCGGCCTCCGCTGCACGGCACCGTCACGGCCGACGTGGCGGTGGTCGGGGCCGGTCTGGCGGGTCTCGCCTGCGCCTACCACCTGGCCGAACGCGACCCGGGCCGCGAGATCGTGGTGATCGACGCCGAGGGACCCGCCGCCGGTGCCAGCGGCCGGGGCACAGGTCTGCTGGGGCCACGCGCGGGACCCGCGATCGACCGCGCCCTACGCCGTCACGGGCCGTGGGCCGCACGCCGGATGCATCTGGCGAGCGAACGGGCCGTGAAGGAGGTCCTCGACCTGTGCGGGCGGCTCGACGTGCCGTGCGGGCTGCGCCCCGGCGCGCAGATCATGGCGACGCGCGCCCCGGCCGGCCTGGCGTCGCTCGGCCGGCAGGCCGGGGCCTACCGTGCGCTGGGCCTGGACGTCCCGGAGCTGTCCGGCGCGCAGGTACGCGCGCGCGTGGGCGTCCCGTACACCGCGGGCCTGCTGCACCGCACCGCCGCCACCCTCGACCCGGCCGCCCTCACCGGCGCCCTCGCCCGTGCCTGCGCCGCCAAGGGCGTGCGGTTCCACGGGCGCAGCCCGCTGCTGGCGGTCCGCGCGGGGGAGCGGGGCGGCTGCGAGCTGGACTTCCCGCACGGCCGCCTGCACACCGGTCGGGCGGTCCTCGCCGTCAACTCCGCCGCGCCGTCCCTCGGTCTGCCGGTCGGCACGATCATGCCGCTGGAGGTGTACGCCGTCGCCACCGCGCCCGTGAGCGACGCGGCGTACGAGGAACTCGGCGGGTTCGACGGGTACGCCGTCGTCGACGCCCTGCCGATGGCCCCGTACTTCCGGCCGCTCCCCGACGGCGGGCTCGTGGCCGGCGGCGGCACGGTCACCCTGCCCGCCGGACTCGGCGCCCCCCGGCTGCACGCGGCCCGGGAGCGGGCCTGGGCGTGGCTGGGCCGCTGGGTGCGGTCCCTGCACCCCGAGCTGGCCCATCTGCCGGTCACCCACCGCTGGTCCGGCCGCGTCGGCATGACCGGCGACGGGCTGCCGGTGGTCGGCCCCGTCCACGGCCTGCCCGGCGTCTGGTACATCGGCGGCTGCTGCGGCCACGGTCTGGCGATGTCCGTGGCCCACGGAGCCCATGTCGCCGCGGCCCTCCTGGGCGAGGCGGCCCCCGGGGACCCGCTGCCCTGGCACCGGTCCGCCGCCCCGCGCATGCCCGTGCACGGCCCCGCCCGCCCCCTCCTGCGGACCTACCTGGACGCCCTCGGCCGCTCCACGCGGCGCACCTGCTGA
- a CDS encoding wax ester/triacylglycerol synthase domain-containing protein yields the protein MTRRPLGSDGCLPPTLRMGTADVAYHLGMRGRPLPLAFVFGFGGRAPTLDAVRARVAERAHRIPSLRYRIERHRHVFRRVDGIAVERHVHEVWLPEDADEAEAARLMLTRPMNTGTRPPWDVWLVHGPGGGHSLCYRSDHAVQDGVGAAHTVRDLLDDHPQGGPVAHHASWPTRRGLADALGDAVGGFRAPTAKPAFDGPSSGRTTLCRAHTPLARLRAIGRAHGGTVNDVYLAALSHAVHTWHMKATGTPHPPLPVAVPMSVRSPGEECAPGNRMVTARLLLPCDEPSPRQALARVIAATAQLRASRRRDAVRLLLAATPRALGARVGTRMVNGDVVAGPASSVNFGTALVHQGAASRSAAVFAGVAAGIRCLTTLTSQHDTSCLTVVHDTTLATADELPDLWLAALLELERA from the coding sequence ATGACCCGACGCCCCCTCGGCAGCGACGGCTGCCTGCCGCCGACGCTCCGGATGGGCACCGCGGACGTCGCCTACCACCTGGGCATGCGCGGCAGACCGCTGCCGCTCGCCTTCGTGTTCGGGTTCGGCGGCCGGGCACCGACCCTGGACGCGGTACGCGCGCGCGTGGCCGAACGCGCCCACCGCATCCCGTCGTTGCGCTACCGCATCGAACGGCACCGCCACGTGTTCCGGCGCGTCGACGGGATCGCCGTGGAGCGTCATGTGCACGAGGTGTGGCTGCCCGAGGACGCCGACGAGGCGGAAGCCGCGAGGCTGATGCTGACCCGGCCCATGAACACGGGCACCCGGCCGCCGTGGGACGTGTGGCTGGTGCACGGCCCGGGCGGCGGCCACAGCCTGTGCTATCGCTCCGACCACGCCGTGCAGGACGGCGTCGGCGCCGCCCACACCGTCCGGGACCTCCTCGACGACCACCCCCAGGGCGGCCCCGTGGCCCACCACGCCTCGTGGCCGACCCGCCGGGGTCTGGCCGACGCCCTCGGCGACGCAGTGGGCGGCTTCCGCGCCCCCACCGCCAAACCCGCCTTCGACGGGCCGAGCAGCGGCCGCACCACGCTGTGCCGGGCACACACCCCACTGGCCAGGCTGCGCGCCATCGGCCGCGCACACGGCGGCACCGTCAACGACGTCTACCTCGCCGCCCTCTCCCACGCCGTGCACACCTGGCACATGAAGGCGACCGGAACACCCCATCCGCCGCTGCCCGTGGCGGTCCCCATGTCGGTCCGGTCGCCGGGGGAGGAGTGCGCCCCCGGCAACCGGATGGTCACCGCCCGGCTCCTGCTGCCCTGTGACGAGCCGTCACCGCGACAGGCCCTCGCCCGGGTGATCGCGGCCACGGCCCAACTGCGCGCGAGCCGCCGCCGCGACGCCGTCCGCCTCCTGCTCGCCGCGACCCCCCGGGCCCTGGGCGCCCGCGTCGGCACCCGCATGGTCAACGGCGACGTCGTCGCCGGACCGGCCAGCAGCGTCAACTTCGGTACCGCCCTCGTCCACCAGGGGGCCGCGTCCCGCAGTGCCGCGGTCTTCGCGGGCGTCGCCGCCGGTATCCGCTGCCTGACGACCCTGACGAGCCAGCACGACACCTCCTGCCTCACGGTCGTGCACGACACCACGCTGGCCACCGCCGACGAACTCCCGGACCTGTGGCTGGCGGCCCTGCTGGAACTGGAGCGCGCCTAG
- a CDS encoding SAM-dependent methyltransferase, producing the protein MPESASPQPGSAPDGTFAEGVPPSYGLSRVALWTAAAHAAECGRDSPYVLDPWAAEFLHAARFAGGPPGDGPLQRLLPDWAVVRTRFFDEYLVTASRSGCRQVVLLGADLDTRAFRLPWPAGVHVFEVEAPALLEFKDRVLDGTRPTCGRRSTVGVDPAGSWAEPLLAAGFDPRRPTAWLAETLLYHLRPDAVMAVVGAMTQLSAPGSTFGAECVNAEAASTAFVAPFLEALSTTGIAWHWQLADPEGWWAEQGWEAGVADLFTLPYVIQRLAPYLPLLTEAAAKCAFLTTGTLTK; encoded by the coding sequence TTGCCCGAGTCCGCAAGCCCGCAGCCCGGCTCGGCGCCGGACGGCACCTTTGCCGAGGGCGTCCCACCGTCGTACGGCCTCTCGCGCGTGGCGCTCTGGACGGCCGCCGCGCATGCCGCCGAGTGCGGCCGGGACTCGCCGTACGTGCTCGATCCGTGGGCCGCGGAATTCCTGCACGCGGCCCGGTTCGCCGGCGGGCCGCCCGGTGACGGGCCGCTGCAACGCCTGCTGCCCGACTGGGCCGTGGTGCGCACCCGCTTCTTCGACGAGTACCTGGTCACCGCGTCCCGCTCGGGCTGCCGCCAGGTGGTGCTGCTCGGCGCCGACCTCGACACCCGTGCCTTCCGGCTGCCCTGGCCGGCCGGTGTGCACGTCTTCGAGGTCGAGGCGCCCGCCCTTCTGGAGTTCAAGGACCGCGTGCTGGACGGGACCCGACCCACCTGCGGCCGGCGCAGCACGGTCGGCGTCGACCCGGCCGGGTCCTGGGCCGAACCCCTCCTCGCGGCGGGCTTCGATCCACGACGGCCCACGGCGTGGCTGGCCGAGACACTGCTGTACCACCTCCGGCCGGACGCCGTGATGGCCGTGGTCGGCGCGATGACGCAACTCTCGGCGCCCGGAAGCACGTTCGGCGCGGAGTGCGTGAACGCCGAGGCCGCCTCCACCGCGTTCGTGGCGCCCTTCCTGGAGGCCCTGTCCACGACCGGCATCGCCTGGCACTGGCAGCTCGCGGACCCCGAGGGCTGGTGGGCGGAGCAGGGCTGGGAGGCCGGCGTCGCCGATCTCTTCACGCTGCCGTACGTCATCCAGCGGCTCGCCCCCTATCTGCCGCTGCTGACCGAGGCCGCGGCCAAGTGCGCGTTCCTGACCACGGGCACGCTGACGAAGTGA